Proteins found in one Salvelinus alpinus chromosome 11, SLU_Salpinus.1, whole genome shotgun sequence genomic segment:
- the ucn3l gene encoding urocortin 3, like has protein sequence MPFLRTLVVLAVLCAPTSSLCLRLYQSDSNLLCDDDILAEVQTNDVPSEEFPVSESWGSLFKSGDTLSSVESREKRTSTYPANYRFLSQTQLRSKMFQNSINNDRLSKFTLSLDVPTNIMNILFDIQKSKNLRAKAADNARLMAQIGRRKRQ, from the coding sequence ATGCCGTTCCTAAGAACCCTGGTTGTGCTGGCTGTCCTCTGCGCGCCAACCTCCAGCCTCTGTCTCAGACTGTACCAGAGCGACTCCAACCTCCTCTGTGACGATGACATACTAGCTGAGGTCCAGACGAACGACGTTCCCAGTGAAGAGTTCCCAGTGTCGGAAAGCTGGGGCTCCCTCTTCAAATCCGGAGACACTCTCTCCTCCGTAGAGTCGCGGGAGAAAAGGACGTCGACTTACCCCGCCAACTACAGGTTTCTCAGTCAGACGCAGCTAAGGAGTAAGATGTTTCAGAACAGCATAAATAATGACCGGCTAAgcaagtttaccctctctctagatgtgcccaccaacatcatgaacattctctTTGACATCCAAAAGTCCAAGAACCTGCGCGCAAAAGCGGCCGACAACGCGCGTCTGATGGCGCAGATTGGACGAAGGAAGAGACAGTAG